ACGAACTGAACCGGGACGTCATAGGTCCCGACCCGGGTCTTATCCACCCCGGCCAGGTCCTGGCCATGCCGCCCCGGTGATGTTCCCACCGAATTCTTGACAGGAAAGGACGCACCATGACGAGCGTGATATTCCTTCCGGCTCCGGATGCCCCGGCCGGGCTGGCGCAGCGGGGGCAGGCGGGGAGCGAACCGGGCCCGATCGCTGTTTATCTGGCACCCGTGCAGGAAGTGCTTCCGGCACCTGTTCCCGCCACCCCGCCGATGCGGTACCGGGCCGACCCGGCACCGGATCCCGCCCGCGTCTCTCCGGCCCCAAACTGGGCCTCGGATCCAGCGGACGACGCCCGGGTGAAGGCCATCTGCCAATCGGTGGCACTCGCCGCCCTGGAGGTACTGGGCGGCGTCCGCCCGCTGCAGCAGATGGCGCGCTGGCTGGATCCGGAAAACTACGAACGGCTGCAGCTGCGTGCCAATCTGGTCCGCGGGCTGAAGCAGAATCCCCGCGGAGGGCCGGGGTCCGACCCACAGCTGCTGCACCGGGGCGTACGCATCCGCTCCTGCCGCCTGTGCCCGGTCGCGGAGGGGATCTATGAAGCCTCGGTAGTGGCCTGGGAAAACGAAAGAGCCCGCGCCGTTGCGCTGAGGGTTCAGCTACGGCGCGGGCTCTGGAAAGTCACCGCCCTGGAAATTGGATAGGTCCCGCCCGGTAGAGGCGGTGCATCTTGGTTACTTGCGGCGCTTCGCCTTCTTGGCGCCGGTCTGCGCTGCCTTGCGGGCGGCAGGAGCAGCCGGATTGGCCTTGGAATCCTGCTTGTCGCGGGACCCTGTCCGCTCGACCCGGGTATCCACCCCGCCCTGGCTGTTCGGTGCCGTGAACTGGAGGCTGGCCGGCTGCTGCGGAGCTTCAAGTCCGGCGGCCTTGATAATGGGGGTGCCGACGACGCCGCGCGCGTCCTTTACGCCGGCCAAGGCGTTCGCTGCCGGGACGGCAGGCTCGCTGACCTGCACGTCGGCGTTGAAGAGGTAGCCGACGCTTTCCTCGCGGATGGACTCCATCATCGTCTGGAACATCACGAATCCTTCGCGCTGGTATTCCACCAGCGGATCGCGCTGCGCCATGGCCCGCAGTCCGATGCCCTCCTTGAGGTAGTCCATTTCGTAGAGGTGTTCCTGCCACTTCCGGCCGATGACCGAGAGCACGACCCGGCGCTCCAGTTCGCGCATCGTGGCGGACCCCAGTGCTTCCTCGCGGGCCTGGTAGGCCAGCTTCGCGTCGGACAGGATCTCGTTGTGCAGGAAGTCGCGGGTGAGCCGGGACCGGCCGCCCGCTTCCTCAACCACCTCGTCAATGGTCAGGCCGATCGGGTACAGCGTCTTGAGGTTGGTCCACAGCTGCTCGAGGTCCCAGTCATCCCCGTGTCCCTCAGCGGTGGCTTCGTTGACGACCGCAGTGACGACGTCCTCCAGGAAGAAGCTGATCTTCTCCTGCAGGTCATCGCCTTCCAGGATCCGGCGGCGGTCGCCGTAGATGGCTTCGCGCTGGCGGTTCAGGACGTCGTCGTACTTCAGGACGTTCTTGCGCTGTTCCGCATTGCGTCCCTCAACCTGTCCCTGCGCATTCTGGATGGCCTTCGACACCAGCTTGGATTCCAGTGCGACGTCGTCGGGCATGGACGAGCTGTTCATGATCCGTTCGGCAGCACCGGAGTTGAACAGGCGCATCAGGTCATCGGTGAGCGAAAGATAGAAGCGGGATTCGCCCGGATCGCCCTGCCGGCCGGACCGGCCGCGGAGCTGGTTATCGATACGGCGTGACTCGTGGCGTTCGGTACCAAGAACGTAGAGCCCGCCGAGTTCGACCACTTCCTGCTGCTCGGCGGCCACGGCATGGCGTGCCTTCTCCAGGGCATCCGGCCAGGCGGACTCATAGTCCTCGGGGTTGTCATTCGGGTCCAGCCCGCGGCGTTCCAGCTCTGCGATGGCATTGAACTCCGCGTTGCCGCCGAGCATGATGTCAGTGCCGCGGCCTGCCATGTTGGTTGCTACGGTAACGGCCCCCTTGCGGCCTGCCTGGGCAACGATGGCGGCTTCACGTGCGTGGTTCTTCGCGTTGAGGACCTCGTGCCGGATGCCTGCCTTCGCCAGCTGCTTGGAGAGGTACTCGCTCTTCTCCACACTGGTGGTGCCGACCAGCACGGGCTGGCCGGACGCGTGACGTTCGGCAATGTCCTTGACCACGGCGTCGAACTTTGCCACTTCGTTCTTGTAGATCAGGTCTGCCTGGTCGATCCGGGACATGGGCTTGTTGGTGGGAATCGGCACCACGCCAAGCTTGTAGGTGCTCATGAACTCGGCGGCTTCGGTCTCGGCCGTACCGGTCATGCCGGCCAGCTTTTCGTAGAGCCGGAAGTAGTTCTGCAGGGTGACCGTGGCGAGCGTCTGGTTTTCGGCCTTAATGACCACGCCTTCCTTCGCCTCGATCGCCTGGTGCATACCCTCGTTGTACCGGCGGCCGGCCAGGATTCGGCCGGTGTGCTCGTCAACGATCATGACTTCGCCGTTGAGGACCACGTAGTCCTTGTCCCGCTTGAAGAGTTCCTTGGCCTTGATGGCGTTGTTGAGGAAGCCGATCAGCGGGGTGTTGGCAGCCTCGTAGAGGTTGGAGATACCGAGGTAGTCCTCCACCTTCTCGATACCGGGCTCCAGGATGCCGACCGTGCGTTTTTTCTCGTCCACTTCGTAGTCGGTGTCCAGTTTCAGGCGCTGGACGACCTTGGAGAACTCGGTGTACCACCGGTTCACGTCGCCGCTGGCCGCGCCGGAAATGATCAGCGGAGTACGTGCCTCGTCGATGAGGATGGAGTCCACTTCGTCGACGATGGCGAAGTGGTGGCCGCGCTGGACCAGCTCCGCGGCGCTCCAGGCCATATTGTCGCGGAGGTAGTCGAAGCCGAACTCGTTGTTGGTTCCGTAGGTGATGTCGGCAGCGTACTGTTCACGCCGGGTCGCGGGGTCCTGGTTGGAAAGGATGCAGCCGCTGGTCATGCCCAGGAAGCGGAACACCCGTCCCATCAGGTCCGACTGGTACTCCGCCAGGTAGTCGTTGACGGTGACGATATGAACGCCACGCCCGGTGAGGGCGTTGAGGTAGGCAGGTGCCGTGGCGACAAGGGTCTTGCCCTCACCGGTCTTCATTTCGGCAATGTTGCCCAGGTGCAGGGCCGCGCCGCCCATCAGCTGGACGTCGAAGTGCCGCATGCCGAGGGTACGCCCGGCAGCCTCGCGGACGGCGGCGAATGCTTCGGGAAGGAGGTCATCGAGGGACTCGCCGTCGTTGTAGCGCTCTTTGAGGCGGTCCGTTTCACCCCGGAGCTCGGCATCGGTCATGCCCTTGAACTCGTCCTCGAGCACGTTGATCGCGTCGGCGTAGTTACGCAGTGTCTTCAGCGTCTTCTTGTCGCCGGTACGAAGAACTCGTTCGAGTAGTGATGCCACTGATTTGCTCCCAATCTAGTGTTGCCGAAATCTGGCGTCCCCAGTCTACGTGAGAGACGTACGGTGGCGGTCCGTGGTTCCCCATTGACCTTTATTCCCTGCTTACTTCCAGCTTCAGGGCCGGAGCCAGGTCTCCCGCGGGCTTCACCGTAATCTGCCCGAGCCCCAGCCACTGTGCCATGAGCCGCAGCTCGGCAGCCAGTTGACGCGCCGTATGGTGCGGCGCCCCGGGTTCTGAATGGGCTGCCTGCACAAGGAGCATACCCGCGCCACGGTCCGCTTTGAGATCCACCCGGGCCACGAGTTCCTCGCCGAGCAGGAACGGCAGGACATAGTAGCCAAACCTGCGCTTTTCCGGCGGCGTATAGATTTCGATCCGGTAATGGAACCCGAACAGCTCTTCGAGTCTCCGACGCTCGAAGACCAGGGAATCGAAGGGGCTGAGGAGCGCCTGTCCGGAGACGGCCCGGGGAATCACCGCTTCGGCATGCAGGTAGGCCGGCTGCCTCCACCCGGCCACCTCCACCCGCTCCAGAATCCCCTTGCCCGCCAGTTCCTCTGCGGCCAGTGCCGTCTCACGCTGCTGGAGACGGAAGTAGTCGGCGAGCCCGCGGACCGTCGCAACGCCGTGCGCCCGTGCTGCGGCCTCGGTCAGGCGCAGCACGGCATCGTCAAAGTCTGATGGCGCCAATGCGGCCGCCCCGGCAGGATGAACGGCCTGCGTGGGCGCATACAGCCGTTCGAACTGCGCGGTCCGCCCTGCGGAACTGATCAGGCCGGCGGCAAACAGGTCCTCCAGGACCCGCTTGGCAGCGTTCCAGTTCCAGCCCCAGTCCGTGGTTCCCCGGACCCGGCTGTGGCCGAGGAGGTCCATGGTCTCGCGGGAGGTCAGGGGCCTTCCCGCGGACTCCAGAACCTCAAGGATGCGTTCACGGAGATCCTCTGCCAGGACCTCCGGGAGCGATCCTGCGGTCATCCATGTCCGCCGTTGGACGGCCCGCAGGTCCGCGAACAGTTCGGGGCGGACAAAGCTGGCCTCGTGCGCCCAGTATTCGACCATCCGCCGCGGCCGCCTGCCCGCCATCCGGTCCAGGATTTTCGAATCATAAGGACCGAGCCGGGAAAAAAGCGGCAGGTAGTGGCTGCGCGAAAGCACGTTGACGGAGTCGATCTGCAATACCGCGAGCCGTTCAAAAGTACGGCCCACCTGCCTTGCGTTAACAACGCCGGTGGGCCGTACCCGGGCCAGTCCCTGCGCCGCCAAGGCCGTACGGCGTGCCTGGCGGAGCGAGAGCCTGGTGTTTTTCATCCCCTCATCCTAGGGGAGCAGGTGCAGGTCAGGCGGTCG
This window of the Arthrobacter sp. zg-Y919 genome carries:
- a CDS encoding Rv3235 family protein, which encodes MTSVIFLPAPDAPAGLAQRGQAGSEPGPIAVYLAPVQEVLPAPVPATPPMRYRADPAPDPARVSPAPNWASDPADDARVKAICQSVALAALEVLGGVRPLQQMARWLDPENYERLQLRANLVRGLKQNPRGGPGSDPQLLHRGVRIRSCRLCPVAEGIYEASVVAWENERARAVALRVQLRRGLWKVTALEIG
- the secA gene encoding preprotein translocase subunit SecA encodes the protein MASLLERVLRTGDKKTLKTLRNYADAINVLEDEFKGMTDAELRGETDRLKERYNDGESLDDLLPEAFAAVREAAGRTLGMRHFDVQLMGGAALHLGNIAEMKTGEGKTLVATAPAYLNALTGRGVHIVTVNDYLAEYQSDLMGRVFRFLGMTSGCILSNQDPATRREQYAADITYGTNNEFGFDYLRDNMAWSAAELVQRGHHFAIVDEVDSILIDEARTPLIISGAASGDVNRWYTEFSKVVQRLKLDTDYEVDEKKRTVGILEPGIEKVEDYLGISNLYEAANTPLIGFLNNAIKAKELFKRDKDYVVLNGEVMIVDEHTGRILAGRRYNEGMHQAIEAKEGVVIKAENQTLATVTLQNYFRLYEKLAGMTGTAETEAAEFMSTYKLGVVPIPTNKPMSRIDQADLIYKNEVAKFDAVVKDIAERHASGQPVLVGTTSVEKSEYLSKQLAKAGIRHEVLNAKNHAREAAIVAQAGRKGAVTVATNMAGRGTDIMLGGNAEFNAIAELERRGLDPNDNPEDYESAWPDALEKARHAVAAEQQEVVELGGLYVLGTERHESRRIDNQLRGRSGRQGDPGESRFYLSLTDDLMRLFNSGAAERIMNSSSMPDDVALESKLVSKAIQNAQGQVEGRNAEQRKNVLKYDDVLNRQREAIYGDRRRILEGDDLQEKISFFLEDVVTAVVNEATAEGHGDDWDLEQLWTNLKTLYPIGLTIDEVVEEAGGRSRLTRDFLHNEILSDAKLAYQAREEALGSATMRELERRVVLSVIGRKWQEHLYEMDYLKEGIGLRAMAQRDPLVEYQREGFVMFQTMMESIREESVGYLFNADVQVSEPAVPAANALAGVKDARGVVGTPIIKAAGLEAPQQPASLQFTAPNSQGGVDTRVERTGSRDKQDSKANPAAPAARKAAQTGAKKAKRRK
- a CDS encoding crosslink repair DNA glycosylase YcaQ family protein; its protein translation is MKNTRLSLRQARRTALAAQGLARVRPTGVVNARQVGRTFERLAVLQIDSVNVLSRSHYLPLFSRLGPYDSKILDRMAGRRPRRMVEYWAHEASFVRPELFADLRAVQRRTWMTAGSLPEVLAEDLRERILEVLESAGRPLTSRETMDLLGHSRVRGTTDWGWNWNAAKRVLEDLFAAGLISSAGRTAQFERLYAPTQAVHPAGAAALAPSDFDDAVLRLTEAAARAHGVATVRGLADYFRLQQRETALAAEELAGKGILERVEVAGWRQPAYLHAEAVIPRAVSGQALLSPFDSLVFERRRLEELFGFHYRIEIYTPPEKRRFGYYVLPFLLGEELVARVDLKADRGAGMLLVQAAHSEPGAPHHTARQLAAELRLMAQWLGLGQITVKPAGDLAPALKLEVSRE